Proteins from one Drosophila gunungcola strain Sukarami chromosome 3R, Dgunungcola_SK_2, whole genome shotgun sequence genomic window:
- the LOC128252205 gene encoding 40S ribosomal protein S3, which translates to MNATLPISKKRKFVSDGIFKAELNEFLTRELAEDGYSGVEVRVTPSRTEIIIMATKTQQVLGEKGRRIRELTAMVQKRFNFETGRIELYAEKVATRGLCAIAQAESLRYKLTGGLAVRRACYGVLRFIMESGAKGCEVVVSGKLRGQRAKSMKFVDGLMIHSGDPCNDYVETATRHVLLRQGVLGIKVKIMLPYDPKNKIGPKKPLPDNVSVVEPKEEKIYETPETEYKIPPPSKPLDDLSEAKVL; encoded by the exons ATGAACGCGACCCTGCCGATTTCCAAGAAACGCAAG TTCGTCTCCGATGGCATCTTCAAGGCCGAGCTGAACGAGTTCCTGACTCGCGAACTGGCCGAGGATGGCTACTCCGGCGTGGAGGTGCGTGTGACCCCGTCCCGCACTGAGATCATCATCATGGCCACCAAGACCCAGCAGGTGCTCGGCGAGAAGGGCCGTCGCATCCGGGAGCTGACCGCCATGGTCCAGAAGCGCTTCAACTTCGAGACCGGCCGCATCGAGCTGTACGCCGAGAAGGTGGCCACTCGCGGCCTGTGCGCCATTGCCCAGGCCGAGTCGCTGAGGTACAAGCTCACCGGAGGACTGGCCGTCCGCCGTGCTTGCTACGGCGTGCTCCGCTTCATCATGGAGTCGGGCGCCAAGGGCTGCGAGGTCGTCGTGTCCGGCAAGCTGCGTGGTCAGCGTGCCAAGTCCATGAAGTTTGTCGATGGCCTGATGATCCACTCGGGAGATCCGTGCAACGACTACGTGGAGACCGCCACCCGTCACGTGCTCCTGCGTCAGGGAGTGCTCGGCATCAAGGTCAAGATCATGCTGCCCTACGACCCCAAGAACAAGATCGGGCCCAAGAAGCCGCTGCCCGACAACGTGTCCGTCGTGGAGCCCAAGGAGGAGAAGATCTACGAGACGCCCGAGACCGAGTACAAGATCCCGCCGCCCAGCAAGCCACTGGACGACCTGTCCGAGGCGAAAGTTTTGTAA
- the LOC128252204 gene encoding hexokinase type 2 codes for MPSLVSPEVELAIKGFILDQEKMAEVVERMTKELKMGLAKDTHPRAVIKCFVTYVQDLPTGKERGRYLALDLGGSNFRVLMVTLASDSAGETISKSYDFPKSLMTGSGKALFDFLAECLAEFCKENRVEDETLPLGFTFSFPCQQKGIAKGVLVAWTKGFSCEGVVGKNVVTLLQEAIERRGDVKINTVAILNDTVGTLMSCAYHHPNCRIGLIVGTGSNACYVEKTVNAECFEGYQTSPKPSMIINCEWGAFGDNGVLEFVRTPYDKIIDKVTPNPGKQTFEKCISGMYMGELVRLVVIEMISKDVMFHGDKSQRIQKAWSFPSSYISDIESDPPGEYRACNKVLNDLGIIGSQESDKEALKLICQAVSSRSAKLCACGLVTIINKMNINEVAIGIDGSVYRFHPKYHEMLQFHMRKLLKPGVKFELVASEDGSGRGAALVAATAVQNTAKL; via the exons ATGCCGAGTCTTGTTAGCCCGGAAGTGGAGCTTGCCATCAAGGGCTTCATTCTCGACCAGGAGAAGATGGCCGAGGTGGTCGAGCGCATGACCAAGGAGCTGAAGATGGGCCTGGCCAAAGACACGCATCCGCGAGCGGTGATCAAGTGCTTTGTGACCTACGTACAGGATCTTCCCACGGGCAAGGAGCGGGGAAGGTATTTGGCCTTGGATCTCGGTGGCTCTAATTTCCGGGTGCTCATGGTGACCCTGGCAAGCGATTCGGCTGGGGAAACCATATCGAAGAGCTATGACTTCCCCAAGTCCCTGATGACGGGTTCGGGCAAGGCACTGTTCGACTTCCTGGCCGAATGCCTGGCGGAGTTCTGCAAGGAAAACCGCGTGGAGGACGAGACCCTGCCACTGGGCTTCACCTTCTCGTTTCCCTGCCAGCAAAAGGGTATTGCCAAGGGCGTCCTGGTGGCCTGGACCAAGGGATTCAGCTGCGAGGGCGTGGTGGGCAAGAATGTG GTGACCCTTCTCCAAGAGGCCATCGAGCGGAGAGGGGATGTGAAGATCAACACTGTGGCCATACTCAACGACACCGTGGGCACTTTGATGTCCTGCGCCTACCACCATCCCAACTGCCGCATAGGACTGATCGTGGGAACCGGCTCCAATGCCTGCTATGTGGAGAAGACCGTCAATGCCGAGTGTTTCGAGGGATACCAGACCAGCCCGAAGCCGTCCATGATCATCAACTGCGAGTGGGGCGCCTTCGGGGACAATGGTGTGCTGGAGTTCGTGCGCACACCCTACGACAAGATAATCGACAAGGTCACGCCCAATCCCGGCAAGCAGACCTTCGAGAAGTGCATCTCGGGCATGTACATGGGGGAGCTGGTGCGCCTCGTTGTCATCGAAATGATTAGCAAGGATGTGATGTTCCACGGCGACAAGTCGCAGAGGATCCAGAAGGCCTGGAGCTTCCCTTCCTCCTATATATCCGACATTGAGAGCGATCCGCCCGGGGAATATCGGGCCTGCAACAAGGTCCTCAACGACCTGGGCATCATCGGCAGCCAGGAGTCGGACAAGGAGGCCCTGAAACTCATCTGCCAGGCCGTTTCCTCCAGATCCGCCAAGCTATGCGCCTGCGGCCTGGTCACGATCATCAACAAGATGAACATCAACGAGGTGGCCATCGGCATCGACGGCAGTGTGTACCGCTTCCATCCCAAGTACCACGAAATGCTGCAGTTCCACATGAGGAAGTTGCTCAAGCCGGGCGTCAAGTTCGAGCTGGTCGCTTCCGAGGACGGATCCGGAAGGGGAGCAGCTCTGGTGGCGGCCACTGCCGTCCAGAACACGGCAAAGCTATAA